From the Flavimarina sp. Hel_I_48 genome, one window contains:
- the dusB gene encoding tRNA dihydrouridine synthase DusB, translated as MAKIDTIDVGDFPLLLAPMEDVSDPPFRALCKEQGADVVYTEFISSEGLIRDAAKSTMKLDIYEKERPVGIQIFGANLESMLRSVEIVEASGPDMIDINFGCPVKKVVSKGAGAGILKDIDLMVSLTEAMVKHTKLPITVKTRLGWDHDSIKIVEVSERLQDVGCKAIAIHGRTRAQMYKGEADWKPIAEVKNNARMHIPVFGNGDVDSPEKAVQMRDDYGLDGAMIGRASIGYPWFFKEVKHFFKTGEHLPPPSMQDRLDAARRHLEMAIDWKGEKLGVFETRRHYTNYFKGIPNFKEYRMRMVTSDDSADVFAAFDAVEEDFANYSFA; from the coding sequence TTGGCTAAAATTGATACCATAGATGTAGGGGATTTCCCCTTATTGCTCGCCCCCATGGAAGATGTGAGCGATCCCCCTTTTCGCGCACTTTGCAAAGAGCAGGGAGCAGATGTGGTGTATACCGAATTTATCTCTAGTGAAGGCCTCATTCGTGATGCGGCAAAAAGCACCATGAAGCTGGACATTTATGAGAAAGAACGCCCTGTGGGCATTCAGATTTTTGGAGCCAATTTAGAATCTATGTTGCGCAGTGTGGAAATCGTGGAAGCTTCTGGGCCAGATATGATTGATATCAACTTTGGCTGTCCGGTAAAAAAGGTGGTTTCCAAAGGCGCTGGTGCCGGTATCCTCAAGGATATTGACCTTATGGTCTCGCTTACCGAAGCTATGGTAAAACATACTAAACTTCCTATCACCGTTAAAACGCGATTGGGCTGGGACCACGATTCCATAAAAATCGTAGAAGTGTCCGAACGTTTGCAGGACGTGGGTTGCAAAGCGATCGCCATTCACGGTCGTACGCGCGCTCAGATGTACAAGGGCGAAGCCGACTGGAAACCTATTGCTGAGGTAAAAAACAATGCGCGCATGCATATTCCAGTTTTTGGTAATGGGGATGTGGATTCTCCTGAAAAAGCGGTACAAATGCGAGATGATTATGGTCTGGACGGGGCAATGATAGGCCGTGCGAGCATAGGTTACCCCTGGTTTTTTAAGGAAGTAAAGCACTTTTTTAAAACTGGCGAACATTTACCACCGCCCAGTATGCAGGACCGCCTGGATGCTGCTAGAAGGCACCTGGAAATGGCCATTGACTGGAAAGGGGAAAAGTTGGGCGTCTTTGAAACCCGCAGACATTACACAAATTATTTTAAGGGAATCCCAAACTTTAAAGAATACCGTATGAGAATGGTGACCAGCGATGATTCTGCAGATGTTTTTGCCGCTTTTGATGCCGTAGAAGAAGATTTTGCGAATTATAGTTTCGCCTAA
- a CDS encoding lysophospholipid acyltransferase family protein produces the protein MLLLRKIFAYPLSILFFLGFFGSLVFFHPIQWLCLKVFGYQAHKKSVDYLNFMLMRSLNILGTTFHFDNPHTLNRDQPYIIVANHQGPYDIPPIIWYLRRVHPKFISKKELGKGVPSISFNLRHGGSALIDRNDKLQSLRTIKELTQTLNETKRSVVIFPEGTRSKDGIPRAFSPGGLITLFTEMPDAMVLPLTIHNSWKLMRWGNYPIDLGVNVKHIVHEPIPVSSMPVRQLVQKVQEIVLADFPEVRRREREPRKTTAKKTNV, from the coding sequence ATGCTATTACTAAGAAAAATATTCGCTTACCCGCTGAGCATCCTTTTCTTTCTTGGTTTTTTTGGAAGTCTTGTCTTTTTCCATCCTATTCAGTGGTTGTGTTTGAAAGTTTTTGGCTATCAGGCGCATAAAAAGAGTGTAGATTATCTCAATTTTATGCTCATGCGTTCCTTGAATATTTTGGGAACGACTTTTCATTTTGACAATCCGCATACATTAAATCGTGATCAGCCTTATATTATTGTGGCAAACCATCAGGGTCCATATGATATTCCGCCCATAATCTGGTATCTGCGTCGCGTGCATCCCAAATTCATCAGTAAAAAGGAATTGGGAAAAGGGGTGCCCAGTATTTCTTTTAATTTGCGTCACGGCGGTTCTGCACTTATTGACCGCAACGATAAGCTACAATCGCTTAGAACGATAAAAGAGCTCACGCAAACGTTGAACGAAACGAAACGAAGCGTGGTGATTTTCCCTGAGGGAACGCGAAGCAAAGACGGTATTCCCAGGGCATTTTCCCCTGGTGGCTTAATTACTTTATTTACGGAAATGCCAGATGCAATGGTGCTTCCGCTTACCATTCATAACAGTTGGAAATTAATGCGCTGGGGCAATTATCCTATAGATCTGGGCGTAAATGTCAAGCATATCGTGCACGAGCCCATCCCTGTGTCTTCCATGCCTGTACGACAGCTCGTACAGAAAGTTCAGGAAATAGTATTGGCAGACTTCCCAGAAGTGCGCCGTCGCGAAAGAGAGCCAAGAAAAACCACTGCAAAAAAAACCAACGTATGA
- a CDS encoding MBL fold metallo-hydrolase has translation MKLHAIEAGNFKLDGGAMFGVVPKSLWSRTNPADADNMIDIAARCLLIEDGKRLILIDTGMGDKQSDKFFSYYHPWGDATLERSLKTKGFHPDDITDVFLTHLHFDHSGGCIKTAENGQKLLPSFKNATYWSNNDHWKWATQPNAREKASFLKENILPIEESGHLKFVEKGEKPYSFSEEMGFGILFVDGHTDKQMIPHITYKNKTVVFAADLLPTVGHLPLPYVMGFDTRPLLTLDEKERFLNKAADENFYLWLEHDAHNPIITVKHTEKGVRMDERFELEDFFDL, from the coding sequence ATGAAACTACATGCTATAGAAGCAGGAAATTTTAAGTTGGACGGTGGTGCCATGTTTGGTGTAGTACCAAAATCTTTATGGTCACGCACAAACCCGGCAGATGCTGATAATATGATAGATATTGCCGCGCGATGTCTGCTCATTGAAGATGGGAAGCGGCTAATTCTAATTGATACGGGAATGGGGGACAAACAAAGTGATAAGTTTTTTTCCTATTATCATCCCTGGGGCGATGCCACGCTTGAGCGTTCCCTAAAAACTAAAGGTTTTCATCCAGATGATATTACTGATGTTTTTCTTACCCATCTGCATTTTGATCATTCTGGAGGATGCATAAAAACTGCTGAAAATGGTCAAAAATTGCTCCCCAGCTTTAAAAATGCGACCTATTGGAGCAATAATGACCATTGGAAATGGGCTACTCAGCCCAATGCACGTGAAAAAGCTTCCTTTTTAAAAGAGAATATTCTTCCTATTGAAGAAAGTGGCCATCTTAAGTTTGTTGAAAAAGGCGAAAAGCCTTATTCTTTTTCCGAAGAAATGGGTTTCGGCATTCTGTTTGTAGATGGTCATACAGATAAACAAATGATCCCGCACATCACCTATAAAAATAAAACCGTTGTGTTTGCAGCAGATCTTTTACCTACGGTGGGCCATTTGCCGTTGCCCTACGTTATGGGTTTTGATACCCGGCCGTTGCTCACACTGGATGAAAAGGAACGTTTTTTAAACAAAGCAGCAGATGAAAATTTCTACCTCTGGCTTGAACATGATGCCCATAATCCCATAATAACGGTAAAACATACTGAAAAAGGGGTTCGTATGGACGAGCGTTTTGAACTTGAAGACTTTTTTGATTTATAA
- a CDS encoding HD domain-containing protein, with protein sequence MMELSEKQADFVAATANFVQKTLKNAEGGHDWFHTQRVYKNAMLIAKGEKVDLFIVALGALLHDIADSKFYDGDETVGPKIAQDFLDQHKVEKRVTDHVILIIKNISFKGGNRAKEFDSTELQVVQDADRLDAIGAIGIARTFNYGGFKNRKLHDPEVKPRMDMDAETYKKSAAPTINHFYEKLLLLKDRMNTETARKIAEDRHKYMEGFLEQFYGEWEGSR encoded by the coding sequence ATGATGGAATTATCAGAAAAACAGGCAGATTTTGTAGCCGCTACGGCTAATTTTGTGCAAAAAACGCTGAAAAATGCGGAAGGTGGCCATGACTGGTTTCATACGCAGCGCGTGTACAAGAACGCAATGCTCATTGCAAAAGGGGAGAAGGTTGATCTTTTTATTGTGGCACTGGGAGCGCTGTTGCACGACATCGCAGATTCAAAATTTTATGATGGTGATGAAACGGTAGGGCCAAAAATAGCGCAGGATTTTCTGGATCAGCATAAAGTTGAAAAGCGTGTTACTGATCATGTGATTCTAATTATAAAGAACATTTCTTTTAAAGGTGGCAATAGGGCAAAGGAGTTTGACTCTACCGAATTACAGGTGGTACAGGATGCAGACAGATTAGATGCGATAGGAGCTATTGGAATCGCGCGAACATTCAATTATGGCGGCTTTAAAAACCGTAAACTCCATGATCCTGAGGTAAAACCCCGTATGGATATGGATGCAGAAACCTACAAAAAGTCGGCGGCGCCCACCATTAATCATTTTTACGAGAAATTATTATTGCTAAAAGACCGAATGAATACGGAAACCGCGAGAAAAATCGCTGAAGACCGTCATAAGTATATGGAGGGTTTCCTGGAGCAGTTTTATGGGGAATGGGAGGGGAGTAGGTAA
- a CDS encoding cation:proton antiporter, translating into MLELGGIIILGILAQWVAWKFKIPAILPLILIGLFVGPISTLLSHDGGKWIEPIWNAETGLGIFPGERLFNFVSLAIGIILFEGGLTLRLGEIKNVGPVITKLIIIGSLVTFFGAGAAAYYIFDLDLRISFLFAALIIVTGPTVITPILRNIPLRKDVSAVLKWEGILIDPIGALVAVLVFEFISVGAGSEFTLVALEEFGKIVLFGFTFGFTFAHALAFAIKRNVIPHYLLNVFTLAAVLGVFVLSDMFAHESGLLAVVVMGMVMGNMKLPNIKELLYFKESLSVLLISILFILLSANIEMNDLFLVYNWNAALLFAVVVFVLRPIGVFLSAKGSGLKFNEKLFISWVGPRGIVAAGIASLFGLKLASEGVNNAEYITPLVFMIVLGTVLLNATTARLFAKLVGVFLKNSEGIVIIGASKASRIIAEYLMKNGRHVVLVDSNSGNISKAKERGLDAIEESIYSDSLMNNIELNDIGYLMALTGNGDINKYALDRFEHVFGENGSYRLITPDEMNDTLTTPDAALFSPTDDFINLTEVARSYPSMQEIEIESEASFKRLIQISRKDKSIIPIFIKNQEEDLQILKSDMSELEVETFEGCKLVYMGKPFDVEELEGIETNPKEESTLSSQTADATEGTNEKEEENNTNKAEESTLSSQTADATEGSNEKDEKNKINPSESGKS; encoded by the coding sequence ATGCTAGAACTTGGTGGAATTATAATATTGGGAATTTTGGCGCAATGGGTAGCCTGGAAATTTAAGATTCCGGCCATCCTGCCCTTGATATTGATAGGGCTTTTTGTAGGTCCCATATCAACATTACTGAGCCATGATGGTGGAAAATGGATTGAACCCATTTGGAATGCCGAAACCGGTCTGGGTATCTTCCCAGGCGAACGACTTTTTAACTTTGTGTCCCTTGCCATAGGTATTATTCTCTTTGAGGGTGGACTCACCCTTCGCCTGGGTGAAATTAAGAATGTGGGCCCGGTCATTACGAAGCTTATTATAATAGGTTCGCTGGTAACTTTTTTTGGTGCTGGTGCGGCCGCGTATTATATTTTTGATCTGGATCTGCGTATTTCCTTTTTGTTTGCCGCGCTTATTATAGTCACCGGTCCTACCGTTATTACTCCGATATTAAGGAATATCCCTTTACGGAAAGATGTTTCTGCTGTATTGAAATGGGAGGGGATTCTTATTGATCCCATAGGTGCGCTTGTTGCGGTTTTGGTATTTGAATTTATCAGTGTGGGAGCCGGTAGTGAATTTACGCTTGTGGCGCTTGAAGAATTTGGTAAAATCGTTCTTTTTGGATTTACGTTTGGGTTCACCTTTGCACACGCTTTGGCTTTTGCCATAAAACGCAATGTCATCCCGCATTATCTACTCAATGTTTTCACCTTGGCTGCGGTGCTGGGCGTATTTGTGCTTTCTGATATGTTTGCCCACGAGAGCGGCCTGCTTGCCGTTGTGGTCATGGGTATGGTCATGGGGAACATGAAATTGCCAAATATCAAAGAGCTGCTCTACTTTAAGGAATCCTTGAGCGTACTGCTTATTTCCATTCTTTTTATCCTGCTTTCGGCAAATATTGAAATGAACGATCTGTTCCTGGTTTATAACTGGAATGCGGCCCTTCTTTTTGCCGTTGTGGTTTTTGTATTGCGACCCATAGGCGTATTCTTGAGTGCAAAGGGATCTGGTTTAAAGTTCAATGAAAAACTGTTTATCAGTTGGGTAGGTCCGCGGGGTATTGTGGCTGCCGGTATCGCTTCCCTTTTTGGTCTTAAACTGGCCAGTGAAGGCGTTAACAATGCAGAATATATTACACCGCTCGTTTTTATGATCGTGCTGGGTACGGTATTGCTCAATGCCACCACGGCAAGGCTTTTTGCCAAATTAGTAGGTGTTTTCCTTAAAAATTCTGAAGGTATCGTGATCATAGGCGCCTCAAAAGCTTCCCGAATTATCGCGGAATATCTTATGAAAAACGGTCGCCATGTAGTACTTGTAGATAGTAACAGCGGTAATATTTCCAAAGCAAAAGAACGCGGTCTTGATGCTATTGAAGAAAGTATTTACTCCGATAGTTTAATGAACAATATAGAACTTAATGACATAGGTTACCTTATGGCCCTTACCGGTAATGGGGATATCAATAAGTACGCGCTTGATCGTTTTGAGCATGTTTTTGGTGAAAATGGCTCTTACCGTTTAATCACACCAGATGAGATGAACGATACGCTCACCACCCCAGATGCGGCGCTATTTTCTCCCACAGATGACTTTATCAACCTTACCGAAGTAGCCCGCAGCTACCCCTCCATGCAGGAAATTGAGATAGAAAGTGAGGCTTCTTTTAAAAGGCTAATACAAATAAGCCGTAAGGATAAAAGCATTATACCAATTTTTATCAAAAATCAGGAGGAAGATCTTCAGATTTTAAAATCTGATATGAGTGAACTGGAAGTAGAAACGTTTGAAGGCTGTAAACTGGTCTATATGGGTAAACCTTTTGATGTTGAAGAACTGGAAGGTATAGAAACCAATCCGAAAGAAGAGTCCACCCTTTCTTCACAAACGGCAGACGCGACCGAAGGGACTAACGAGAAGGAAGAGGAAAACAATACAAATAAAGCAGAAGAATCGACCCTTTCTTCACAGACAGCAGACGCTACGGAAGGCTCCAATGAAAAAGACGAAAAAAATAAAATAAATCCTTCTGAATCAGGCAAATCTTAG
- the lepA gene encoding translation elongation factor 4, producing MKNIRNFCIIAHIDHGKSTLADRLLDFTGSVTSREKKEQLLDSMDLERERGITIKSHAIQMDYVHNGEPYVLNLIDTPGHVDFSYEVSRSIAACEGALLIVDAAQSIQAQTISNLYLALENDLEIIPVLNKIDLPSANPEEVTDDIVDLLGCNAEDVIPASAKTGIGIQEILNAIIDRIPAPKGTVDEPLQALIFDSVYNPFRGVETYFRVINGSIKKGQEIKFIATNKSYFADEVGTLKLVQVPKKEIKAGDVGYLITGIKDAREVKVGDTITDTKEPTKNPISGFEDVKPMVFAGIYPVDTEDYEDLRSSMEKLQLNDASLVFQPESSAALGFGFRCGFLGMLHLEIIQERLEREFDMTVITTVPNVSYHAFTIRDKETPILVNNPSDLPDPSGMDRVEEPFIKASIITKADFVGPVMSLCIEKRGLVTNQTYLTTERVELTFDMPLAEIVFDFYDRLKTVSKGYASFDYAPIGMRASHLVKVDVLLNANVVDALSALLHKDNAYDIGKKMCEKLKELIPRQQFDIPIQAAIGAKIIARETVKALRKDVTAKCYGGDISRKRKLLEKQKKGKKRMRQVGNVEIPQEAFMAVLKLND from the coding sequence ATGAAAAACATCCGTAATTTTTGCATCATTGCCCATATAGATCACGGCAAGAGTACACTGGCAGACCGTCTGCTCGATTTTACAGGCTCTGTCACTTCCCGTGAAAAAAAGGAACAGCTTCTGGATAGTATGGACCTGGAACGCGAGCGCGGTATTACCATAAAGTCACATGCCATACAGATGGATTATGTACATAACGGTGAACCGTATGTACTAAATCTTATAGACACTCCTGGCCACGTTGATTTCTCTTATGAAGTATCGCGCAGCATCGCTGCCTGCGAAGGTGCACTTCTTATTGTGGATGCGGCACAGAGCATACAGGCGCAGACCATTTCAAATTTATACCTGGCGCTAGAGAATGATTTGGAAATTATTCCCGTGCTCAATAAAATTGACCTTCCCAGTGCAAATCCTGAAGAAGTTACAGACGATATCGTTGATCTTCTGGGTTGTAATGCGGAAGATGTAATCCCGGCGAGTGCAAAAACCGGTATTGGTATCCAGGAAATCCTCAATGCAATCATTGACCGTATCCCTGCGCCTAAAGGAACTGTTGACGAACCGCTACAGGCACTTATTTTTGATTCGGTTTACAACCCTTTTAGGGGCGTTGAAACCTATTTTAGGGTCATTAACGGAAGCATCAAAAAAGGGCAGGAGATCAAATTTATAGCAACAAATAAGTCTTATTTTGCTGATGAAGTAGGTACCTTAAAATTAGTTCAGGTACCTAAAAAAGAAATCAAAGCTGGTGATGTGGGCTATCTAATTACCGGTATCAAAGATGCTCGCGAGGTAAAAGTAGGGGACACCATTACCGATACAAAAGAACCCACTAAAAATCCAATTTCTGGATTTGAAGATGTAAAACCCATGGTTTTTGCGGGAATTTATCCGGTAGATACAGAAGACTATGAAGATCTGCGCTCTTCAATGGAGAAATTACAGCTCAACGATGCCTCCCTCGTATTTCAGCCAGAAAGTTCGGCCGCACTTGGTTTTGGATTCCGTTGTGGATTTTTGGGAATGTTGCACCTGGAAATTATTCAGGAGCGCCTGGAGCGTGAGTTTGATATGACCGTGATCACCACGGTACCTAACGTTTCCTATCACGCGTTCACCATCAGGGATAAAGAAACACCCATTTTAGTCAATAATCCTTCAGATTTACCAGATCCATCGGGAATGGATAGGGTTGAAGAGCCGTTTATCAAAGCTTCGATCATTACAAAAGCAGATTTTGTAGGTCCCGTAATGTCTTTGTGTATAGAAAAAAGAGGCCTGGTAACCAATCAAACCTATCTTACCACAGAACGTGTGGAACTTACATTTGATATGCCGCTGGCAGAGATTGTATTTGACTTTTATGACCGACTCAAAACGGTCTCCAAGGGTTATGCTTCGTTTGATTATGCGCCTATAGGTATGCGCGCTTCACATCTTGTAAAAGTAGATGTGCTGCTCAATGCAAATGTGGTCGATGCCTTGTCTGCACTTTTGCACAAGGACAATGCCTATGATATAGGGAAAAAAATGTGTGAAAAGTTAAAAGAGCTTATTCCGCGCCAGCAATTTGATATTCCCATACAAGCTGCCATAGGTGCTAAAATTATTGCCAGGGAGACCGTAAAAGCTCTTAGAAAGGATGTTACCGCAAAATGTTATGGTGGTGATATCTCACGGAAGCGAAAATTGCTTGAAAAACAGAAAAAAGGTAAAAAACGTATGCGCCAGGTAGGTAACGTGGAAATTCCACAGGAAGCCTTTATGGCCGTACTGAAGCTCAACGACTAA
- a CDS encoding outer membrane beta-barrel family protein, whose product MENRLLFLLFFCIANLSLAQDFIINGNVVDAQQEPIGYANILLLAAADSTFVLGAVSEENGSFSFASVKQGKYLLKGSFVGFLDNFSAPFEVEGSTEAPLMILQNDHESLDEVIIITKKPTIRKEIDRLVFNVENTVVSSGTTYDIIRRTPGVIVSQNQILVKNRPAQVYINDRRVYLTAQELQQLLEGFSGENVKSVEVITNPPAKYDAEGGAILNIVTSKNISIGYKGSVNASNTQARVPKYSFGTSQFYKNDWLNAFASYNFNTRKDNKLEESRIRFFEPDGSTNSNWETDFDRTTRTNSHSLNSILDFTIDEKNTLSVSANLLYTPKSDSDIGGLTEIYGPQAQLDSLFTTQSQLLTEGHNYLFNLNYTRQLGENGASISTQANYINYKDEQQQDVATRYTMGNGDLLNENSFRTFPIQNSDIYTGQVDYSGALGSFSLESGVKYSGIDSESRQIFFNIQQQNPQFIGALSDFYDYRENIYAAYASISRDWDKWSLQLGLRGEYTDVSGNSLSLGQVNTQEYFEPFPTFYLMHMPNDTHSFGFSYSRRIDRPRFQSLNPFRTFINENNFNQGNPNIQPAITNNITLNYTFKNKLSFDLYYDHTDAATAVLPFQNNQNRTLQSITTNMDYSRQYSFDISYNSFPLDWYYLSIYSSFFNMENQFTAIESGAQQVKTDVNGAFLQTVHSFTLDKEGTFSTLLTTYYMTDYISGSYHFDESQLGVNLGVRKVFFDDRLVATIDFDDIFNQMNIPLSSRYLNQDNSFFARPESRMVRFGLRYNFGNFKLSDNERASTTEESERLKEQGIMDRP is encoded by the coding sequence ATGGAGAACCGACTTTTATTTCTGCTATTTTTTTGCATTGCCAACCTTAGCCTTGCACAAGATTTTATTATTAACGGTAATGTTGTGGATGCTCAGCAAGAGCCTATAGGATATGCCAATATTCTTTTGCTTGCTGCGGCAGACTCCACCTTTGTACTGGGTGCGGTTTCTGAAGAAAATGGCAGCTTTTCATTTGCTTCCGTAAAGCAGGGAAAATACCTGCTAAAAGGCAGTTTTGTGGGCTTTTTGGACAATTTTTCTGCTCCTTTTGAAGTGGAAGGATCTACGGAAGCCCCGCTCATGATCTTACAAAATGATCACGAAAGTCTGGATGAGGTTATAATTATCACAAAGAAACCCACGATACGCAAAGAAATAGACCGGCTGGTTTTTAATGTTGAAAACACCGTGGTTTCCTCTGGTACAACCTATGATATTATACGAAGAACACCTGGTGTTATTGTTAGCCAGAACCAGATCCTCGTGAAAAATAGACCGGCGCAGGTGTATATCAACGATCGCCGCGTATATCTAACCGCGCAGGAACTGCAGCAATTGCTGGAAGGTTTTAGCGGTGAAAACGTAAAATCTGTGGAAGTAATTACAAACCCGCCTGCAAAATATGATGCTGAGGGTGGTGCGATTTTAAATATAGTTACTTCAAAGAATATTTCAATAGGTTATAAAGGTAGTGTCAATGCCTCAAATACACAGGCGCGAGTACCTAAATATTCCTTTGGTACGAGTCAATTTTACAAGAACGATTGGCTCAACGCTTTTGCTTCCTATAATTTTAATACGAGAAAGGATAACAAACTTGAAGAAAGCCGTATTCGGTTTTTTGAACCTGACGGAAGTACGAATTCCAATTGGGAAACCGATTTTGACCGTACAACTCGTACCAATTCCCACAGCTTAAATTCGATTTTGGATTTTACGATAGACGAAAAAAATACGCTGAGTGTCAGTGCAAACCTGCTCTATACTCCTAAAAGTGATTCAGACATTGGTGGGCTTACCGAAATTTATGGTCCACAGGCACAACTTGACTCGCTTTTTACAACTCAGAGTCAGTTGCTTACTGAAGGTCATAATTATCTTTTTAATTTAAATTATACACGGCAATTGGGAGAAAACGGCGCCAGTATTTCCACTCAGGCGAATTATATTAATTACAAAGATGAGCAGCAACAAGATGTTGCTACGCGCTATACCATGGGAAATGGCGATCTTTTAAATGAAAATTCCTTCCGCACCTTTCCGATCCAAAATTCAGATATTTATACCGGTCAGGTTGATTATTCTGGTGCTCTGGGTAGTTTTTCGTTGGAAAGCGGTGTGAAGTACTCAGGAATTGATTCAGAAAGCCGTCAGATATTTTTTAATATACAACAACAAAACCCTCAATTTATAGGTGCGCTTTCTGATTTTTACGACTACAGGGAAAATATCTATGCAGCTTACGCGAGCATTTCCCGTGATTGGGACAAATGGAGCTTGCAGTTAGGCCTGCGGGGAGAATATACTGATGTTTCGGGCAATTCCCTTTCTCTTGGCCAGGTAAACACACAGGAATATTTTGAGCCTTTCCCTACGTTCTATTTGATGCATATGCCAAATGACACTCATTCTTTTGGTTTCAGTTATAGCAGGCGTATTGATCGACCACGTTTCCAGAGTTTAAATCCGTTTAGGACTTTTATCAATGAAAACAACTTCAATCAGGGAAACCCTAATATTCAACCTGCAATCACAAATAATATTACCCTTAATTACACTTTCAAGAATAAACTTTCCTTTGATCTGTATTATGACCATACAGATGCTGCCACTGCGGTTTTGCCCTTTCAAAATAACCAAAATAGAACTTTACAGTCTATTACCACAAATATGGATTATTCACGGCAATATAGTTTTGATATATCGTACAACAGCTTTCCCCTGGACTGGTATTATTTATCTATTTATAGTTCTTTTTTTAATATGGAAAATCAATTTACAGCTATAGAAAGTGGGGCACAGCAGGTAAAAACTGATGTAAATGGTGCGTTTTTACAGACAGTTCATTCCTTTACATTAGATAAAGAAGGCACATTTTCGACATTACTGACAACGTATTATATGACAGATTATATTTCGGGATCCTATCATTTTGATGAATCGCAACTGGGGGTAAATCTGGGTGTGAGAAAAGTGTTTTTTGATGATCGCCTGGTTGCTACCATTGATTTTGATGATATTTTTAATCAAATGAATATCCCTTTGTCTTCCCGTTATCTCAATCAGGATAATTCCTTTTTTGCCCGCCCAGAGTCACGTATGGTTCGTTTTGGACTGCGTTACAACTTTGGGAACTTTAAACTAAGTGATAATGAACGCGCAAGTACAACTGAGGAAAGTGAACGCCTCAAAGAGCAAGGTATTATGGACAGGCCGTAA